Proteins encoded by one window of Anaeromyxobacter sp.:
- a CDS encoding S46 family peptidase yields the protein MSRRLASTAAGVTTPVVAHPPGRLAAALRSCAAALALLLALAASPVGADEGMWTYDAFPADRVEQALGVRITPAWLDHVRGSALRLAGGCSASFVSARGLVLTNHHCVRACVQQVSSAGKDYLEHGFLARGDVDDLRCPAMEVNQLLSITDVSAEVERATAGLEGKAFADAERAELARLEGGCQADASLRCEVVSLFRGGRHVLHAYRRFQDVRLVWAPEQRAAHFGGDPDNFDFPRWSLDAAFLRVYQDGKPAAPADWLRWSAGGAPEGAPVFVAGNPGRTSRLVTVAQLAYLRDVELPERLVQLAELRGLATEYQRRGPEQARHATTWLRSVENGYKALTGRREALVDRAFFRSVEEAEARLQAELVHHPALAARTLAAYQAIAAAVDRQRALRWREQYVAGAAGFGTTLFDLARTLVRGAAERPLPSGERLREFQDAALPALTQKLFSPAPLHPEFEAFRMTHALVKLRERLGADDPFVRAVLGQASPAELAERLVAGTRLADLAERRALWEGGAAAVAASRDPMIALARAVDAEARAVRRQVEETIEPDLRRGGEAIAKARFALSGAGAPPDATFSPRLSFGRVRGWVKDGRPVAPFTTLGGAFERATGRDPYALPRRWAAGRGRLDLGTPLNLVTDNDIIGGNSGSPLIDAAGEVVGVIFDGNLPSLGGDYAYDGRTHRAVAVHSRAILEVLGKLYFGWRLVEELRPPAR from the coding sequence ATGAGCCGCCGCCTCGCCTCCACCGCCGCCGGGGTCACCACCCCGGTGGTCGCCCACCCTCCTGGGCGGCTCGCCGCCGCCCTGCGGTCCTGCGCCGCGGCCCTGGCCCTGCTGCTGGCGCTGGCGGCCAGCCCCGTCGGGGCCGACGAGGGGATGTGGACCTACGACGCCTTCCCGGCCGACCGCGTCGAGCAGGCCCTGGGCGTGCGCATCACCCCCGCCTGGCTCGACCACGTGCGGGGCTCCGCGCTCCGCCTGGCGGGGGGCTGCTCGGCCAGCTTCGTCTCGGCGCGCGGGCTGGTCCTGACCAACCACCACTGCGTCCGCGCCTGCGTCCAGCAGGTCTCCAGCGCCGGCAAGGACTACCTGGAGCACGGCTTCCTGGCCCGCGGCGACGTCGACGACCTGCGCTGCCCGGCCATGGAGGTGAACCAGCTCCTCTCCATCACCGACGTGAGCGCCGAGGTGGAGCGGGCCACCGCCGGGCTGGAGGGGAAGGCCTTCGCCGACGCCGAGCGGGCCGAGCTGGCGCGGCTGGAGGGCGGGTGCCAGGCCGACGCCTCGCTGCGCTGCGAGGTGGTGAGCCTGTTCCGCGGCGGCCGCCACGTCCTCCACGCCTACCGGCGCTTCCAGGACGTGCGGCTGGTCTGGGCCCCGGAGCAGCGGGCCGCCCACTTCGGCGGCGACCCGGACAACTTCGACTTCCCGCGCTGGTCGCTGGACGCCGCCTTCCTGCGCGTCTACCAGGACGGGAAGCCGGCCGCGCCGGCCGACTGGCTGCGCTGGTCGGCCGGCGGGGCGCCCGAGGGGGCCCCGGTCTTCGTGGCCGGCAACCCCGGCCGCACCTCCCGCCTGGTCACGGTGGCGCAGCTGGCCTACCTGCGCGACGTGGAGCTGCCGGAGCGGCTGGTGCAGCTGGCCGAGCTGCGCGGCCTGGCCACCGAGTACCAGCGGCGCGGGCCCGAGCAGGCCCGCCACGCCACCACCTGGCTCCGCTCGGTGGAGAACGGCTACAAGGCGCTGACCGGCCGGCGCGAGGCGCTGGTGGACCGGGCCTTCTTCCGCTCGGTGGAGGAGGCCGAGGCGCGCCTCCAGGCGGAGCTGGTCCACCACCCGGCCCTGGCGGCCCGCACCCTGGCCGCCTACCAGGCCATCGCCGCGGCGGTGGACCGGCAGCGGGCCCTGCGCTGGCGCGAGCAGTACGTGGCCGGCGCCGCCGGCTTCGGCACCACCCTCTTCGACCTGGCCCGCACCCTGGTGCGCGGCGCCGCCGAGCGGCCCCTGCCCAGCGGCGAGCGGCTGCGCGAGTTCCAGGACGCCGCCCTGCCGGCGCTGACGCAGAAGCTCTTCTCGCCGGCCCCCCTCCACCCCGAGTTCGAGGCCTTCCGCATGACCCACGCGCTGGTGAAGCTGCGCGAGCGGCTGGGCGCCGACGACCCGTTCGTGCGCGCGGTGCTGGGCCAGGCCTCGCCGGCCGAGCTGGCCGAGCGCCTGGTGGCGGGCACCCGCCTGGCGGACCTGGCGGAGCGCCGGGCGCTCTGGGAGGGCGGCGCGGCGGCGGTGGCGGCCTCGCGCGATCCGATGATCGCGCTGGCCCGGGCCGTGGACGCCGAGGCGCGCGCGGTGCGTCGGCAGGTGGAGGAGACCATCGAGCCCGACCTGAGGCGGGGCGGCGAGGCCATCGCCAAGGCCCGCTTCGCCCTGTCCGGCGCCGGCGCCCCCCCCGACGCCACCTTCTCGCCGCGGCTCAGCTTCGGGCGGGTGCGCGGCTGGGTGAAGGACGGCCGGCCGGTGGCCCCCTTCACCACCCTGGGCGGCGCCTTCGAGCGGGCCACCGGGCGCGACCCCTACGCCCTGCCGCGGCGCTGGGCGGCGGGGCGGGGCCGGCTCGACCTCGGCACCCCGCTCAACCTGGTCACCGACAACGACATCATCGGCGGCAACTCCGGCTCCCCCCTCATCGACGCCGCCGGCGAGGTGGTGGGGGTGATCTTCGACGGCAACCTGCCGTCGCTGGGCGGCGACTACGCCTACGACGGCCGGACCCACCGCGCCGTGGCCGTGCACAGCCGCGCCATCCTGGAGGTGCTGGGCAAGCTCTACTTCGGGTGGCGGCTGGTGGAGGAGCTGCGGCCGCCGGCGCGGTGA
- the nadA gene encoding quinolinate synthase NadA: MTLPVVHIHDPVANPAAGSDLSPAEVADLVAEIRRLATQQDAVILAHNYQLPEVQQVADHVGDSLQLAITGQQVPQSTILFCGVHFMAESAKVLAPSKRVLLPNLSAGCSLADSITAESLEDWKARYPGHAVVTYVNSSAEVKALSDICCTSANAASVVRSLPQRQILFTPDRNLGAWVKAKVPEKEIVVYDGCCPVHDVLRSASVTKVKAANPRAVVIAHPECRADVLAIADEVCSTTAMLSAVARHPEATTFIVATEHGIVHQMKQRWPGKEFVIADGCIGCRMHCPYMKMVDLMMIRDALARGKHEITVPADVAAGARRALERMIAVPRDA; encoded by the coding sequence ATGACCCTGCCCGTCGTCCACATCCACGACCCCGTGGCCAACCCCGCCGCCGGGAGCGATCTCTCGCCCGCCGAGGTGGCCGACCTGGTGGCCGAGATCCGGCGGCTGGCCACCCAGCAGGACGCCGTCATCCTGGCCCACAACTACCAGCTGCCCGAGGTGCAGCAGGTGGCCGACCACGTGGGCGACTCGCTGCAGCTGGCCATCACCGGCCAGCAGGTGCCGCAGTCCACCATCCTCTTCTGCGGCGTCCACTTCATGGCCGAGTCGGCCAAGGTGCTGGCGCCCTCGAAGCGGGTGCTGCTGCCCAACCTCTCGGCCGGCTGCTCGCTGGCCGACTCCATCACCGCCGAGTCGCTGGAGGACTGGAAGGCCCGCTACCCCGGCCACGCGGTGGTCACCTACGTGAACTCCAGCGCCGAGGTGAAGGCGCTCTCCGACATCTGCTGCACCAGCGCCAACGCCGCCAGCGTGGTCCGCTCGCTGCCGCAGCGGCAGATCCTCTTCACCCCGGACCGCAACCTGGGGGCCTGGGTGAAGGCCAAGGTGCCGGAGAAGGAGATCGTGGTCTACGACGGCTGCTGCCCGGTGCACGACGTGCTGCGCAGCGCCAGCGTCACCAAGGTGAAGGCCGCCAACCCCCGGGCGGTGGTCATCGCCCACCCCGAGTGCCGCGCCGACGTGCTGGCCATCGCCGACGAGGTCTGCTCCACCACCGCCATGCTGTCCGCGGTGGCGCGCCACCCCGAGGCCACCACCTTCATCGTGGCCACCGAGCACGGCATCGTCCACCAGATGAAGCAGCGCTGGCCCGGCAAGGAGTTCGTCATCGCGGACGGCTGCATCGGCTGCCGCATGCACTGCCCGTACATGAAGATGGTGGACCTCATGATGATCCGCGACGCCCTGGCGCGCGGCAAGCACGAGATCACCGTGCCGGCCGACGTCGCCGCCGGCGCCCGCCGGGCCCTGGAGCGGATGATCGCGGTGCCGCGCGACGCCTGA
- a CDS encoding HAMP domain-containing protein: MTLRARLSLWFALFAALPLLVVFAPVAAVLHHTLTQDHAARLDGAARAVEGEVLRLSAAAADGVRDLAGRPEAAALAEELAAGLLGPPDAAARLAAWGEARGLDVLSLCEPDGRVVASAHLPGRAGDVDQALARLLRGPTPGRAQPLLVERAGPSELTRALAVVAAAPVGAGPLRVVGGITLGEAAATRLAAITGGAVILRDGAGATVARAAAPARADDGPWAPLGRLAGPLAGTARRVALGPASAPVATVEVSVTSAGLVRAWLVVLGAFVGLLLVAVVAAAALGRRLAGRETRALEALQVAAARLAGGDLAARVGLAAPGEVGQLVRAFDAMAGELERSRARLAASERVAAWREVARALAHELKNPLTPIAMSVELLRDARDRPDFPEILDESTRAIGEEVRRLRRIVDEFSRFARLPAPALEPVPAGELAQALLALYPADPPGVALARQVAPGLPTVLADRDQVLQVLHNLVKNALEAMPDGGVLRFSARREDQEVHFEVADSGPGIDPALLPRIFEPYVTTKEGGTGLGLAIAERIVQEHGGRLEVASRPGQGATFTIRLPVAAAG; the protein is encoded by the coding sequence GTGACGCTGCGGGCCCGGCTGTCGCTCTGGTTCGCCCTCTTCGCGGCCCTGCCGCTGCTGGTGGTGTTCGCCCCGGTGGCGGCGGTGCTGCACCACACGCTGACGCAGGACCACGCGGCGAGGCTCGACGGCGCGGCGCGCGCCGTGGAGGGCGAGGTCCTGCGCCTGTCGGCGGCGGCGGCCGACGGCGTGCGGGACCTGGCCGGCCGCCCCGAGGCGGCGGCGCTGGCCGAGGAGCTGGCCGCCGGCCTGCTCGGGCCGCCAGACGCGGCGGCCAGGCTGGCCGCCTGGGGCGAGGCCCGCGGCCTCGACGTCCTCTCGCTCTGCGAGCCCGACGGCCGGGTGGTGGCCTCGGCCCACCTGCCGGGGCGCGCCGGCGACGTGGACCAGGCGCTGGCCCGCCTGCTGCGCGGCCCGACCCCAGGCCGGGCCCAGCCGCTGCTGGTGGAGCGGGCCGGCCCGTCGGAGCTGACCCGGGCGCTGGCGGTGGTGGCCGCGGCGCCGGTGGGCGCCGGCCCGCTGCGGGTGGTGGGCGGCATCACCCTGGGCGAGGCGGCGGCGACGCGGCTGGCCGCCATCACCGGCGGCGCGGTGATCCTGCGCGACGGCGCCGGGGCCACCGTGGCGCGCGCCGCGGCCCCGGCCCGCGCCGACGACGGCCCGTGGGCGCCACTGGGGCGCCTGGCCGGGCCGCTGGCCGGCACGGCGCGCCGCGTGGCGCTGGGGCCCGCGTCGGCGCCGGTGGCCACCGTGGAGGTGAGCGTCACCTCGGCCGGGCTGGTGCGGGCCTGGCTGGTGGTGCTGGGCGCCTTCGTCGGCCTGCTGCTGGTGGCGGTGGTGGCCGCCGCCGCGCTGGGGCGCCGGCTGGCGGGCCGCGAGACCCGCGCCCTCGAGGCCCTGCAGGTGGCGGCGGCGCGCCTGGCCGGCGGCGACCTGGCGGCGCGGGTGGGCCTGGCCGCGCCGGGCGAGGTCGGGCAGCTGGTGCGGGCCTTCGACGCCATGGCCGGGGAGCTGGAGCGGAGCCGCGCCCGCCTGGCCGCCTCGGAGCGGGTGGCGGCCTGGCGCGAGGTGGCGCGGGCGCTGGCGCACGAGCTCAAGAACCCGCTCACCCCCATCGCCATGAGCGTCGAGCTGCTGCGCGACGCGCGCGACCGGCCCGACTTCCCGGAGATCCTGGACGAGTCCACCCGCGCCATCGGCGAGGAGGTGCGGCGGCTGCGGCGCATCGTGGACGAGTTCTCCCGCTTCGCCCGCCTGCCCGCCCCGGCGCTCGAGCCGGTCCCCGCGGGCGAGCTGGCCCAGGCCCTGCTGGCCCTCTACCCGGCCGACCCGCCCGGCGTGGCGCTGGCCCGCCAGGTGGCGCCGGGGCTGCCGACCGTGCTGGCCGACCGGGACCAGGTGCTCCAGGTGCTGCACAACCTGGTCAAGAACGCCCTGGAGGCCATGCCGGATGGCGGGGTCCTGCGCTTCTCGGCGCGCCGCGAGGACCAGGAGGTCCACTTCGAGGTGGCCGACAGCGGCCCGGGCATCGACCCCGCGCTGCTGCCGCGCATCTTCGAGCCCTACGTCACCACCAAGGAGGGCGGCACCGGGCTGGGGCTGGCCATCGCCGAGCGGATCGTGCAGGAGCACGGCGGGCGGCTGGAGGTGGCCTCGCGGCCGGGCCAGGGGGCCACCTTCACCATCCGGCTGCCGGTGGCCGCGGCGGGCTGA
- a CDS encoding VCBS repeat-containing protein: MAWLALLLALAPAALPGAPGGEAGALSALAAEVADQVGAPEAGRRGLALSLQAQGALGPPLAAALTAALGRAGWAVSPGGAASAGAAPDGREGTVDGPSAGAVAAPEADWRLTLTAGGGEDGQALVAVGQAVARWPSFFLQARPGVPAAPPRPVSARVLADDATRLLLGPPRRPELGRATLRRLARLPYPVLALAAGEAGEAGLSLLVVSPGAVHLLDAAGAELASRPLDPASRRPVRLAAATAVVGPLGGGRLGLGLAGAPGGEVLVRRGGRLDVAASLPLAPLAAGQAGLLFGAFAPGKGALSDLLATWADPAALPRTPRDLVAVAAAPGPSPVAFAALGPDAQLQLLDADLAALGAVPGVGAGFALADLDGDGAAELVASRATAGPGDALRVLRLEAHPPAGLPAPAFESAEVEGAFTAGTAADLTGDGLDDALLAAEVRGPDGAPATDLWLLSLDARESP, encoded by the coding sequence ATGGCCTGGCTCGCCCTCCTCCTGGCGCTCGCCCCGGCCGCCCTCCCCGGCGCGCCGGGCGGCGAGGCCGGCGCCCTCTCGGCGCTGGCCGCCGAGGTGGCCGACCAGGTCGGCGCCCCGGAGGCCGGCCGGCGCGGCCTGGCCCTCTCGCTCCAGGCCCAGGGCGCCCTCGGGCCGCCGCTCGCGGCGGCGCTCACCGCGGCGCTGGGGCGGGCCGGGTGGGCGGTGAGCCCGGGCGGCGCGGCGTCAGCGGGCGCCGCGCCGGACGGGCGCGAGGGGACGGTGGACGGGCCTTCCGCCGGGGCGGTCGCGGCGCCCGAGGCCGACTGGCGGCTCACCCTCACCGCCGGCGGTGGGGAGGACGGCCAGGCGCTGGTGGCGGTGGGCCAGGCCGTGGCGCGCTGGCCCTCCTTCTTCCTGCAGGCGCGGCCGGGCGTCCCGGCCGCGCCGCCGCGGCCGGTCTCGGCCAGGGTCCTCGCCGACGACGCGACGCGCCTCCTCCTCGGCCCCCCTCGCCGCCCCGAGCTGGGCCGCGCCACGCTGCGCCGCCTGGCGCGGCTCCCCTACCCGGTGCTGGCGCTGGCGGCCGGTGAGGCCGGCGAGGCCGGCCTGTCCCTGCTGGTGGTCTCGCCCGGCGCGGTCCACCTCCTCGACGCCGCCGGGGCCGAGCTGGCGTCGCGCCCCCTCGACCCGGCCTCCCGCCGGCCGGTGCGGCTCGCGGCCGCCACCGCCGTGGTGGGTCCCCTCGGCGGCGGTCGCCTCGGCCTCGGGCTGGCCGGCGCCCCCGGCGGCGAGGTGCTGGTGCGCCGCGGCGGCAGGCTCGACGTGGCCGCCTCGCTCCCGCTGGCGCCGCTGGCGGCCGGCCAGGCCGGGCTGCTCTTCGGCGCCTTCGCCCCGGGCAAGGGCGCGCTCTCCGACCTGCTGGCCACCTGGGCCGATCCGGCGGCGCTGCCGCGCACGCCCCGCGACCTGGTGGCGGTGGCGGCCGCGCCGGGCCCCAGCCCGGTGGCCTTCGCGGCGCTCGGCCCGGACGCCCAGCTCCAGCTCCTCGACGCGGACCTGGCGGCCCTGGGCGCGGTGCCCGGCGTGGGCGCCGGGTTCGCCCTGGCCGACCTCGACGGCGACGGCGCCGCCGAGCTGGTGGCGTCGCGCGCCACCGCCGGCCCGGGCGATGCGCTGCGGGTGCTGCGCCTCGAGGCCCACCCTCCCGCCGGGCTGCCGGCGCCGGCCTTCGAGTCGGCCGAGGTGGAGGGGGCCTTCACCGCCGGGACGGCCGCCGACCTGACCGGCGATGGCCTCGACGACGCCCTGCTGGCCGCCGAGGTGCGCGGGCCGGACGGCGCCCCGGCCACCGACCTGTGGCTCCTCTCGCTCGACGCCCGGGAGTCGCCCTGA
- a CDS encoding ABC transporter substrate-binding protein has product MTPARPLTRTRAALALLALLALLAGGHPSPTAAAPRPAYGGELHLALPLPPRTGDPALAAQLQDTVLARALHATPLTLDAAGRLAPGLLLEVPAPQSGGRSFRLTLREGLRFADGTPLGALDLAASLARLLRPEVRSPHAWVALPIAGAEAVLAGRAASLAGLVVLSDRELLVSLDFPFPEFPAALATLPAAVVSPGGAGAGPFRPVGPDRAVASEHHWRGRPFADALTLAAADPRAAERGLTSGALDLSLRPEPSPGASPLPLLGAAYALVNGRRLGPGAAAVRRVLTQLDRAELARRFVRAPAEPLEVLLPPAAWAGAWPGPGGQPPSDGAPGTAGGAPGPAQRAAGAAPAPSAAGAPPLSLLVPGWLADPRSAAERLQVKLSDAGLRVALEPLDQARYAARLAAGDYDVALLVVPLLTTQPALAAGQVALAVAGPRAARRAEQALAGLAPPAAARAAEALRAELDLVPLYAAAAGRVAAAPRLQGLAVRADGGFDAGDLWRGPEVAR; this is encoded by the coding sequence CTGACACCCGCCCGCCCCCTCACCCGGACCAGGGCCGCCCTGGCCCTGCTGGCCCTGCTGGCCCTGCTGGCCGGGGGGCACCCGTCCCCGACCGCCGCCGCGCCGCGGCCGGCCTACGGCGGCGAGCTGCACCTGGCCCTGCCCCTCCCGCCGCGCACCGGCGACCCGGCCCTGGCCGCCCAGCTCCAGGACACGGTGCTGGCCCGCGCGCTGCACGCCACGCCGCTCACGCTGGACGCGGCCGGCCGCCTCGCCCCGGGCCTGCTCCTGGAGGTGCCCGCGCCGCAGTCCGGCGGCCGCTCCTTCCGGCTCACCCTGCGCGAGGGGCTGCGCTTCGCCGACGGCACGCCGCTGGGCGCGCTCGACCTGGCCGCCAGCCTGGCCCGGCTGCTCCGGCCCGAGGTCCGGTCGCCGCACGCCTGGGTGGCGCTGCCCATCGCCGGCGCGGAGGCCGTGCTGGCCGGCCGGGCCGCGTCGCTGGCCGGCCTGGTGGTCCTGTCGGATCGCGAGCTGCTGGTCTCGCTCGACTTCCCCTTCCCGGAGTTCCCCGCCGCCCTCGCCACCCTGCCGGCCGCGGTGGTCTCCCCCGGCGGCGCCGGGGCCGGCCCGTTCCGGCCGGTGGGCCCCGACCGCGCCGTGGCCAGCGAGCACCACTGGCGTGGCCGGCCCTTCGCCGACGCGCTCACCCTCGCGGCCGCGGACCCGCGCGCCGCGGAGCGCGGCCTCACCTCCGGCGCGCTCGACCTGTCGCTGCGCCCCGAGCCCTCGCCGGGGGCCTCGCCGCTGCCGCTGCTGGGCGCCGCCTATGCGCTGGTGAACGGGCGCCGCCTCGGACCGGGCGCCGCGGCGGTGCGGCGGGTGCTCACGCAGCTGGACCGGGCCGAGCTGGCCCGGCGCTTCGTGCGAGCGCCGGCCGAGCCGCTCGAGGTGCTGCTGCCACCCGCGGCCTGGGCCGGCGCCTGGCCCGGCCCGGGCGGCCAGCCCCCCTCCGACGGCGCGCCGGGGACGGCCGGGGGCGCCCCCGGCCCTGCCCAGCGCGCCGCGGGCGCCGCGCCGGCGCCGTCCGCCGCGGGCGCGCCACCGCTCTCGCTGCTGGTGCCCGGCTGGCTGGCCGACCCGCGCAGCGCCGCCGAGCGGCTCCAGGTGAAGCTCTCCGACGCCGGCCTGCGGGTGGCGCTCGAGCCGCTCGACCAGGCCCGCTACGCCGCCCGGCTGGCGGCCGGCGACTACGACGTGGCGCTGCTGGTGGTGCCGCTCCTCACCACCCAGCCGGCGCTGGCGGCCGGACAGGTGGCGCTGGCGGTGGCCGGGCCGCGCGCCGCCCGCCGCGCCGAGCAGGCCCTGGCGGGCCTCGCGCCGCCGGCCGCGGCGCGCGCCGCGGAGGCGCTGCGCGCCGAGCTCGACCTGGTGCCGCTCTACGCCGCCGCCGCGGGGCGCGTCGCCGCCGCCCCTCGCCTGCAGGGGCTGGCCGTCCGGGCCGACGGGGGCTTCGACGCCGGCGACCTGTGGCGGGGCCCCGAGGTGGCGCGGTGA